The proteins below are encoded in one region of Rhizobium sp. 9140:
- a CDS encoding globin domain-containing protein: MEDARTTTLYDAIGGDATVRSLTRRFYEIMDTAAEAAACRAVHPPSLAGSEAKLFDYLTGWLGGPPLYTDKHGHPMLRRRHFAASIGPEEIEGWLFCFRTALEESVDHPEFRKIILEPVTRLAHHMHNREG; the protein is encoded by the coding sequence ATGGAAGATGCCCGTACCACCACCCTCTACGACGCGATCGGCGGCGACGCCACCGTGCGGAGCCTGACACGCCGGTTCTACGAGATCATGGATACGGCGGCGGAAGCCGCCGCCTGTCGCGCCGTTCATCCGCCATCGCTCGCGGGCAGCGAGGCCAAGCTCTTTGACTACCTGACGGGATGGCTCGGCGGGCCGCCGCTTTACACGGACAAGCACGGTCACCCGATGCTGCGCCGTCGCCACTTCGCGGCCTCCATCGGCCCGGAGGAAATCGAAGGCTGGCTCTTCTGCTTCCGGACGGCGCTGGAGGAAAGCGTCGATCACCCCGAGTTCCGCAAGATCATTCTGGAGCCGGTCACGCGCCTCGCCCATCACATGCACAATCGGGAGGGCTGA
- a CDS encoding DUF423 domain-containing protein — MAERLQFPFPAVFLAAAGLLGLSGVALAAAASHGTDARLLGSASAMCLAHAPALLALAGLLPRLRLGAAAGSAMALGTAIFAGDLVLRHVAGHGLFPMSAPLGGMLMMLGWALIALSAILPKRA, encoded by the coding sequence ATGGCCGAGCGCCTGCAATTCCCTTTTCCGGCCGTGTTCCTTGCCGCGGCCGGCCTTCTCGGCCTCTCCGGGGTGGCGCTTGCCGCCGCGGCCTCGCATGGCACGGATGCCCGCCTTCTTGGCAGCGCCTCGGCGATGTGTCTCGCACACGCCCCGGCGCTCCTCGCGCTCGCCGGTCTTCTGCCACGCCTCCGCCTCGGCGCTGCCGCGGGCTCCGCCATGGCGCTGGGAACAGCTATTTTCGCGGGCGACCTCGTGCTGCGGCACGTGGCCGGGCATGGGCTTTTCCCGATGTCGGCGCCGCTCGGCGGCATGCTCATGATGCTGGGTTGGGCTCTGATCGCCCTCAGCGCCATCCTGCCGAAGCGGGCCTGA
- a CDS encoding antibiotic biosynthesis monooxygenase family protein has product MYFAMNRFRIALGHEEAFEAIWKNRDSSLAENPGFKDFRLLRGETVADEGYTVFVSSSIWNSHDDFVAWTKSENFRAAHRNAGDNRAMYIGPPKFEGFTVVDGA; this is encoded by the coding sequence ATGTATTTTGCCATGAACCGGTTCCGGATCGCGCTCGGCCATGAAGAGGCCTTCGAGGCGATCTGGAAGAATCGCGATTCCAGCCTTGCCGAGAACCCGGGCTTCAAGGACTTCCGGCTGCTTCGGGGCGAGACGGTGGCGGACGAGGGCTACACGGTGTTCGTCTCGTCTTCGATCTGGAACAGCCATGACGATTTCGTCGCCTGGACCAAGTCGGAGAATTTTCGCGCGGCCCACCGCAATGCCGGCGACAATCGCGCGATGTATATCGGTCCACCGAAGTTCGAGGGCTTTACCGTCGTAGACGGTGCTTGA
- a CDS encoding DUF2325 domain-containing protein — MGDKRQQQRTKQKRSATTTAPTAPAVQEALNVRSFLYVGGRDCQVAHLRQIASNFGAELIHHDGGLREAVSRIDNVLPSVDCVFCPIDCISHDACLRVKTGCKKFGKAFVPLRNGSKSSLERALHDLQAARSRAN; from the coding sequence ATGGGCGACAAGCGTCAGCAACAGCGGACAAAACAGAAGCGTTCTGCGACCACTACGGCACCTACAGCGCCGGCCGTGCAGGAAGCACTGAACGTCCGCAGCTTTCTCTACGTCGGCGGGCGGGATTGTCAGGTCGCGCATCTGCGGCAGATCGCCAGCAATTTCGGTGCGGAGCTGATCCATCACGATGGCGGCCTGCGCGAAGCCGTCTCCCGGATCGACAACGTCCTTCCCTCCGTCGATTGCGTCTTCTGCCCGATCGACTGTATCAGTCACGATGCCTGCCTGCGGGTGAAGACCGGCTGCAAGAAGTTCGGCAAGGCCTTCGTGCCGCTGCGCAACGGCAGCAAGTCCAGCCTCGAACGAGCGCTGCACGACCTGCAGGCGGCACGCTCGCGCGCGAACTGA
- a CDS encoding TonB family protein: MKKAAKWALALSVSVAAHAGAAIAFLPDAPPPPFAATQGGEEMEIALLGNAFEDTVESGTISDTITPIETPPDEVAALEPEITETESETLTPTETVSEVVPETVPTEADVILPADALPPVVAEEPEVVASLPPVATVIPETRPETPPDVAEKPPIRKPAPVKKAQVEKPKKKPAPMKSGKEGQSEAAANKGRDDGSKLATATSSGKGTRASSAGNASFSNFEGKVHTALRRAVRYPSRAESNGVKGVVQLQFVLAANGSVSGLKVLRSSGSPVLDSAALDAARRMRSPKIPPESGKSTWLFNAPISFTR, encoded by the coding sequence ATGAAGAAAGCGGCGAAATGGGCTCTGGCCCTGTCAGTCTCGGTAGCGGCGCATGCCGGTGCGGCGATCGCCTTCCTGCCGGATGCGCCGCCGCCGCCCTTTGCCGCGACGCAGGGCGGGGAAGAGATGGAGATCGCGCTTCTCGGTAACGCGTTCGAGGATACCGTCGAGTCCGGCACGATCTCCGACACGATCACCCCGATTGAGACGCCGCCCGACGAGGTCGCCGCGCTCGAACCGGAGATAACGGAGACCGAGAGCGAGACGCTGACGCCGACCGAGACGGTTTCCGAGGTGGTGCCGGAGACGGTTCCGACCGAGGCCGACGTCATCCTCCCCGCAGATGCCCTGCCGCCTGTCGTCGCCGAGGAGCCGGAGGTGGTCGCCTCGCTGCCGCCGGTGGCGACGGTCATTCCGGAGACGCGTCCCGAAACGCCGCCGGACGTGGCGGAGAAGCCACCGATACGCAAGCCTGCGCCTGTGAAGAAGGCCCAGGTCGAGAAGCCCAAGAAGAAGCCGGCGCCCATGAAATCCGGCAAGGAAGGCCAGTCGGAAGCTGCCGCCAACAAGGGTCGGGACGATGGCTCGAAACTGGCGACTGCCACCTCCTCTGGCAAGGGGACAAGAGCCAGTTCGGCTGGCAATGCGTCATTCTCGAACTTTGAGGGCAAGGTTCACACAGCGCTGAGGCGGGCCGTTCGCTATCCTTCCCGCGCCGAGAGCAACGGCGTGAAGGGAGTGGTTCAGTTGCAATTCGTGCTTGCCGCCAATGGAAGCGTGAGCGGCTTGAAGGTGCTAAGAAGCAGTGGATCGCCTGTGCTGGATTCGGCGGCACTCGATGCCGCACGCCGTATGCGGTCCCCCAAAATCCCGCCCGAATCCGGAAAATCGACTTGGCTTTTCAACGCTCCGATTTCGTTCACGCGCTGA
- a CDS encoding hemin-degrading factor: MTEPNRPSPADIRAYRAEHPKMREREIAAQLGISEAALVAAECGLTAIRIDADANRLLEFAPQLGEVMALTRNESTVHEKIGLFETPKTGKGASIVLGENIDLRVFPGAWAHAFAVTKTDGEDVRRSLQYFDRQGTAVHKVHLRPNSNLEAYHRLVKEFAVEDQSQTFTAEALAPVAAAGTEAPDLEGLRDGWSRMTDTHQFHGLLRKLKIERRAALHAIGEDYAWQLDGSAVEAMMRGSAAVALPLMCFVGNQGIIQIHSGPVENIKTMGPWLNIMDPTFHLHLRTDQLAEIWAVRKPTADGHVTSLEALDARGEMVIQFFGKRKEGVAEREEWRSIMEALPRLDLTVAA; encoded by the coding sequence ATGACCGAACCGAACCGCCCCTCTCCCGCCGACATCCGCGCCTACCGGGCTGAACACCCGAAAATGCGCGAGCGCGAGATCGCCGCACAGCTCGGCATTTCGGAAGCGGCCCTCGTTGCGGCCGAATGCGGGCTGACGGCAATCCGGATCGATGCGGACGCGAACCGCCTGCTGGAGTTCGCACCGCAGCTTGGCGAAGTGATGGCACTCACCCGCAACGAAAGCACCGTTCACGAGAAGATCGGCCTGTTCGAAACGCCGAAGACCGGCAAGGGCGCGTCTATCGTGCTTGGTGAGAACATCGACCTTCGTGTGTTCCCGGGCGCCTGGGCACATGCCTTCGCCGTGACCAAGACGGATGGCGAGGACGTTCGCCGCAGCCTGCAATATTTCGACCGCCAAGGCACCGCCGTCCACAAGGTGCACCTGCGCCCGAACTCCAACCTCGAAGCCTATCACCGCCTTGTGAAGGAATTTGCGGTAGAGGATCAGTCCCAGACCTTCACGGCAGAAGCGCTGGCACCTGTCGCAGCCGCCGGGACCGAAGCCCCGGATCTCGAAGGCCTGCGCGATGGCTGGAGCCGGATGACGGACACGCACCAGTTCCACGGCCTGCTCCGCAAGCTGAAGATCGAGCGCCGTGCGGCCCTGCATGCGATCGGCGAAGATTACGCCTGGCAGCTCGATGGCAGCGCCGTCGAGGCGATGATGCGCGGCTCGGCAGCAGTGGCCCTGCCGCTGATGTGCTTCGTCGGCAATCAGGGCATCATCCAGATCCATTCCGGCCCGGTCGAGAATATCAAGACCATGGGTCCCTGGCTCAATATCATGGACCCGACCTTCCACCTGCACCTGCGCACGGACCAGCTCGCCGAGATCTGGGCGGTGCGCAAGCCGACGGCCGATGGCCATGTGACCTCGCTGGAGGCGCTGGACGCCCGCGGCGAAATGGTCATCCAGTTTTTCGGCAAGCGCAAGGAAGGCGTCGCCGAACGCGAGGAATGGCGTTCCATCATGGAGGCTCTGCCGCGCCTCGATCTCACCGTCGCTGCCTGA
- a CDS encoding heme/hemin ABC transporter substrate-binding protein: MTLRLDRRLRANLAPLSLALLILAAPLAAVTPAVAQEAKPIDTSRLVSVGGDVTEIIYALGEEKRLVGRDSTSIYPEAATKVPDVGYMRQLSPEGIMATNPTAILAVEGSGPPETLAVLKNAAIPMETVPERYDGAGIVAKIERVGTVLGVEDKASALAATVKADLDAAVAAADARPDAERKRVLFILSMQGGKIMAAGKGTAADAIVKLSGAINATDTFTGYKPVTDEAIIEAKPDLVLMMTRGGSHSASDEEVFKQPALALTPAATSKSVIRMDGLHLLGFGPRTASAVRELNRAIYGKANASQ, encoded by the coding sequence ATGACCCTGCGTCTCGACCGCCGGCTGCGCGCCAATCTTGCGCCTCTCAGTCTCGCTCTCCTCATCCTCGCAGCCCCTCTGGCCGCAGTCACACCGGCCGTGGCGCAGGAGGCCAAGCCCATCGACACCTCCCGTCTCGTTTCCGTCGGCGGCGATGTGACGGAGATCATTTATGCGCTTGGCGAGGAGAAACGACTGGTCGGACGCGACTCCACCAGCATCTATCCCGAAGCGGCAACGAAGGTTCCCGATGTCGGCTACATGCGCCAGCTCTCGCCGGAAGGCATCATGGCGACGAACCCGACCGCCATCCTGGCCGTCGAAGGCAGTGGCCCGCCCGAGACGCTCGCCGTCCTGAAGAACGCCGCCATCCCCATGGAGACCGTACCGGAACGCTATGACGGTGCCGGCATCGTCGCCAAGATCGAGCGCGTCGGCACCGTCCTCGGCGTGGAGGACAAGGCGAGCGCGCTGGCCGCAACGGTCAAGGCCGACCTCGATGCCGCCGTGGCCGCCGCCGATGCGCGTCCGGACGCCGAGCGCAAACGGGTGCTGTTCATCCTCAGCATGCAGGGCGGCAAGATCATGGCTGCGGGCAAGGGTACGGCGGCCGATGCCATCGTCAAACTCTCGGGCGCCATCAACGCGACGGACACCTTCACGGGCTACAAGCCTGTCACCGACGAGGCGATCATCGAGGCGAAGCCCGATCTGGTGCTGATGATGACGCGCGGCGGATCGCACAGCGCCTCCGACGAGGAGGTCTTCAAGCAGCCGGCCCTTGCGCTCACGCCCGCCGCCACCAGCAAGAGCGTTATCCGCATGGACGGTCTCCATTTGCTCGGTTTCGGCCCTCGCACCGCCAGCGCCGTGCGGGAGTTGAACCGCGCGATCTACGGAAAAGCGAATGCATCCCAGTAA
- a CDS encoding FecCD family ABC transporter permease: MHPSKAITGEFMAPEPQQAQHRQTHPVPRLSPLAGIRADWAAGDRSRLARLLIVVLLGITILAFGASVMTGAADASIGNLLRWLTGTETADAALSLRDRIIILDIRLPRAVLGLLVGAALAVSGAVMQGLFRNPLADPGLVGVSAGAGLGAVLTIVLGASVFGPLFALVGLYALPVAAFLGALLTTFLLYRIATRGGQTSVATMLLAGVALAALAGAVTGVLIFVADDKQLRDLTFWGLGSLAGASWAKIAGAAPIILLSLAVVPFLARGLNALTLGEAAAFHMGVPVQRLKTVAVVTVAASTGAAVAVSGGIGFVGIVVPHVLRLLIGPDNRYLLPASALLGGTLLIVADMVARTIVPPAELPIGIITAFAGAPFFLWILLRGRTQMGL; encoded by the coding sequence ATGCATCCCAGTAAGGCCATCACGGGCGAATTCATGGCCCCTGAACCCCAGCAGGCGCAGCATCGGCAAACGCACCCTGTGCCGCGTCTCTCGCCACTTGCCGGCATCCGCGCGGACTGGGCTGCGGGCGATCGCTCGCGCCTTGCCCGTCTCCTGATCGTGGTTCTCCTCGGCATCACCATTCTCGCCTTCGGCGCTTCGGTCATGACCGGTGCCGCCGATGCCTCGATCGGCAATCTGCTGCGCTGGCTGACCGGCACGGAAACCGCGGACGCCGCGCTCAGCCTGCGCGACCGCATCATCATCCTCGACATCCGCCTGCCCCGCGCCGTCCTCGGCCTGCTGGTAGGGGCGGCGCTTGCCGTCTCCGGCGCCGTCATGCAGGGCCTGTTTCGCAATCCTCTGGCCGATCCCGGCCTGGTCGGCGTTTCCGCCGGTGCGGGTCTCGGGGCCGTGCTCACCATCGTGCTCGGCGCGTCCGTCTTCGGTCCGCTCTTCGCGCTGGTCGGGCTCTATGCGCTTCCGGTCGCGGCCTTCCTCGGCGCCCTGCTGACGACCTTCCTCCTCTACCGGATCGCGACGCGGGGCGGGCAGACCTCGGTCGCCACAATGCTGCTCGCCGGCGTCGCGCTCGCAGCGCTTGCCGGCGCCGTCACGGGCGTGCTCATCTTCGTCGCCGACGACAAGCAGTTGCGCGATCTCACCTTCTGGGGCCTCGGCTCGCTCGCCGGCGCCAGCTGGGCGAAGATCGCCGGTGCAGCCCCTATTATCCTGCTCTCGCTCGCCGTCGTGCCGTTTCTTGCGCGTGGCCTCAACGCCCTGACGTTGGGGGAAGCCGCGGCCTTCCACATGGGCGTTCCGGTCCAGCGCCTGAAGACGGTGGCCGTGGTCACCGTCGCCGCATCCACGGGTGCGGCCGTCGCGGTCAGCGGCGGCATCGGCTTTGTCGGCATCGTCGTGCCGCATGTGCTGCGCCTGCTGATCGGCCCCGACAATCGCTATCTCCTGCCGGCCTCCGCCCTCCTCGGCGGCACGCTGCTGATCGTCGCCGACATGGTTGCGCGCACCATCGTGCCGCCGGCCGAACTGCCGATCGGCATCATTACAGCTTTTGCCGGCGCACCGTTCTTCCTCTGGATCCTGCTGCGCGGCCGCACGCAGATGGGCTTGTGA
- a CDS encoding heme ABC transporter ATP-binding protein — protein sequence MIEALDVNVRLGSKAVLHDVCLTARAGELTAIVGPNGSGKTTTMKALAGEIACDGRVLIGGDDIRSLKPWQLATRRAVLPQASIISFPFTVREIVRMGLTVGASTTRANGTPADPGLVDRITQDALEAVDLGGFAGRFYQELSGGEQQRVQLARALSQIWEPVRDGRPAFLLLDEPVSSLDIRHQLTIMRLAADYCRRGGGVVAIMHDLNLTAMFADHLVMMKDGRVVTAGAPAAIMTDEMMETVFGCPMRVSALPPAGMPFVLPQTTAL from the coding sequence ATGATCGAAGCGCTCGACGTAAATGTTCGCCTTGGCAGCAAGGCCGTCCTTCATGATGTCTGCCTCACCGCCCGGGCAGGCGAGCTGACCGCAATTGTCGGCCCCAACGGCTCAGGCAAGACGACGACGATGAAGGCGCTGGCCGGCGAGATCGCCTGCGACGGCCGCGTCCTGATCGGCGGCGACGACATCCGCAGCCTGAAGCCGTGGCAGCTGGCCACCCGTCGCGCCGTTCTCCCGCAGGCCAGCATCATCTCCTTTCCCTTCACGGTTCGCGAGATCGTCCGCATGGGCCTCACCGTCGGCGCGTCCACGACACGTGCGAACGGCACGCCGGCCGATCCAGGTCTCGTGGATCGCATTACGCAGGATGCTCTCGAAGCCGTCGATCTCGGCGGTTTTGCCGGCCGGTTCTATCAGGAACTGTCCGGCGGCGAGCAGCAGCGCGTGCAGCTTGCCCGCGCGCTCAGCCAGATTTGGGAACCGGTACGGGACGGTCGCCCGGCCTTCCTGCTTCTCGACGAGCCCGTCTCCAGCCTCGATATCCGCCACCAGCTGACCATCATGCGGCTGGCCGCCGACTATTGCCGGCGCGGCGGCGGGGTGGTCGCCATCATGCACGATCTCAACCTGACGGCGATGTTCGCGGATCACCTCGTCATGATGAAGGATGGGCGCGTGGTGACAGCCGGCGCTCCCGCCGCGATCATGACGGACGAGATGATGGAAACCGTTTTCGGCTGCCCGATGCGTGTTAGCGCCCTGCCGCCGGCCGGCATGCCCTTCGTCCTGCCGCAAACCACAGCCCTCTAA
- a CDS encoding phage holin family protein: MGSLAALLSGVVLTDISTVVARTKRNAIFMAIAGVFFLTAYVFLLVAGTIALSNAYGMIPATLIMGGVFIAIAVVLFIVMSAMTSAEKRRAAERRRQSQLKTNVAITTALTVFRRKPLVAAGVAMAVGALLGVTRGRHDD; the protein is encoded by the coding sequence ATGGGGTCTTTGGCGGCATTACTGTCAGGCGTCGTACTCACTGATATTTCAACGGTCGTCGCACGGACCAAACGCAACGCCATCTTCATGGCGATTGCTGGCGTCTTCTTTCTGACCGCCTATGTTTTCCTGCTTGTCGCCGGCACCATCGCGCTTTCCAACGCCTATGGCATGATCCCGGCAACGCTCATCATGGGCGGCGTCTTCATTGCCATCGCCGTCGTTCTCTTCATCGTCATGTCGGCCATGACCTCTGCCGAAAAGCGTCGCGCCGCCGAGCGCCGCCGCCAGTCGCAGCTGAAGACCAACGTTGCCATCACCACGGCTCTGACCGTCTTTCGCCGCAAGCCGCTGGTCGCCGCAGGCGTCGCCATGGCCGTCGGTGCGCTTCTCGGCGTCACACGCGGACGCCATGACGACTGA
- a CDS encoding sensor histidine kinase, with protein MTETKPDLLPDIPAIILDQGRLAALRSLQPGRLGMSAEFQEVVEVAAGIFDAPVALLTLIDDRREWVIARVGTDLSEIDAFTCFGAHAVATHPPAPFVVRDAASDPRFATQPCVADGVRFYAGAPLLVEGHAVGMVCVIDRVPRLDVPAALTAQLQRLARIASRLMSFKEDARARAARAEVLSRDEKRHAQALEAANVGSWLWDAETGQVTCNAAMSRMFGVTATTMSARDIIGFIHPEDRAGMLDNLRAAMTEDAEYASTFRIETTGRWVLGRGRVHERDALGKPKSFLGVNIDVTAEQSTTQRTRLLLRELNHRVKNTLAMLQSLARQTLRQTSDPQEFMTAFAGRLQAISEAHGLLSDHEWGEIRLSALLKKQLSPHVRDYEAQIEIHKDEILLGPDQAVGLGLVLHELATNAYKYGALSVADGRIVITARGHQEETGRILNLTWTEVGGPAVKQPGRRGFGSILIERSLDKVMGSSVKVEYLAAGVTALVRLPL; from the coding sequence ATGACTGAGACGAAACCGGATTTGCTGCCAGATATCCCTGCGATCATTCTGGATCAGGGCAGGCTTGCTGCCCTGCGGTCGCTTCAACCGGGACGTCTCGGTATGTCGGCCGAATTCCAGGAAGTCGTGGAGGTTGCCGCCGGCATCTTCGACGCACCCGTGGCGCTCCTGACCCTCATCGACGACCGGCGCGAATGGGTGATCGCCCGTGTCGGCACCGACCTTTCCGAGATTGACGCCTTCACCTGTTTCGGCGCGCATGCAGTGGCGACCCATCCGCCTGCACCTTTTGTCGTGCGGGATGCGGCCAGCGATCCCCGGTTTGCCACACAGCCCTGCGTTGCGGATGGGGTGCGCTTTTATGCCGGTGCGCCGCTGCTGGTCGAGGGGCATGCTGTGGGCATGGTCTGCGTCATCGACCGGGTGCCGCGCCTCGACGTGCCGGCGGCGCTGACGGCGCAGTTGCAGCGTCTGGCGCGGATCGCATCGCGCCTGATGAGTTTCAAGGAGGATGCGCGCGCTCGCGCTGCGCGTGCCGAGGTACTCTCGCGCGACGAGAAGCGGCATGCGCAAGCGCTGGAGGCTGCGAATGTCGGCAGCTGGCTCTGGGATGCGGAGACGGGACAGGTGACCTGCAATGCGGCGATGTCGCGGATGTTCGGCGTGACCGCGACGACGATGAGCGCGCGCGACATCATCGGTTTTATTCACCCGGAAGATCGGGCCGGAATGCTGGACAATCTGCGCGCGGCGATGACCGAAGATGCGGAATATGCCAGCACGTTTCGCATCGAGACGACGGGCCGCTGGGTGCTGGGGCGTGGGCGGGTGCACGAGCGCGACGCCTTGGGCAAGCCGAAGAGCTTTCTCGGCGTCAATATCGACGTGACGGCCGAACAGTCCACGACGCAGCGCACGCGTCTGCTTCTGCGGGAGCTCAATCACCGGGTCAAGAACACGCTGGCCATGCTCCAGTCGCTGGCCCGACAGACCCTGCGGCAGACGAGCGATCCGCAGGAGTTCATGACGGCCTTCGCCGGACGCCTTCAGGCGATCTCCGAGGCCCATGGTCTGCTCTCCGACCACGAATGGGGCGAGATCCGGTTGTCGGCCCTGCTCAAGAAGCAGCTGTCTCCGCATGTGCGCGACTACGAGGCACAGATCGAAATCCATAAGGACGAGATCCTTCTCGGCCCCGATCAGGCTGTCGGCCTTGGCCTCGTTTTGCACGAACTGGCGACGAATGCCTATAAATACGGTGCTCTTTCGGTGGCAGACGGGCGTATTGTCATTACGGCGCGCGGTCATCAGGAAGAGACGGGGCGTATCCTTAACCTGACCTGGACGGAAGTCGGTGGCCCCGCGGTGAAGCAGCCCGGCCGGCGCGGCTTTGGGTCCATTCTGATCGAGCGGAGCCTCGACAAGGTCATGGGCAGTTCTGTGAAAGTGGAATATCTCGCTGCGGGTGTCACGGCCCTCGTGCGGCTTCCCCTATAA
- a CDS encoding RNA polymerase sigma factor yields the protein MPAEEPSFKREMLAALPSLRAFAMSLIGRHDRADDLVQDTIMKAWAKQDHFEMGTNMKAWLFTILRNELYSQMRKRGREVQDSDGFFTESLAQHPSQYGSLDLQDFKRALNMLPPDQREAIILVGASGFSYEEAAEICGCALGTIKSRVNRARQRLSDILQVTGENEYGPDATSAPLTSRAFVS from the coding sequence ATGCCGGCTGAAGAACCCAGCTTCAAGCGCGAAATGCTGGCCGCCCTGCCGAGCCTGCGCGCTTTTGCCATGTCCCTGATCGGTCGTCACGATCGCGCCGACGATCTGGTGCAGGACACGATCATGAAGGCCTGGGCCAAACAGGATCACTTCGAGATGGGCACCAACATGAAGGCTTGGCTGTTCACGATCCTGCGCAACGAGCTTTACAGCCAGATGCGCAAGCGCGGCCGCGAGGTGCAGGACAGCGACGGTTTCTTCACGGAGTCGCTCGCCCAGCATCCGTCGCAATACGGTTCGCTGGACCTGCAGGATTTCAAGCGCGCGCTGAATATGCTGCCGCCGGACCAGCGTGAAGCTATCATTCTCGTCGGCGCCTCTGGCTTTTCCTACGAGGAAGCCGCGGAGATCTGCGGTTGCGCTCTCGGCACCATCAAGAGCCGCGTGAACCGTGCCCGCCAGCGCCTGTCGGATATTCTGCAGGTGACGGGCGAGAACGAATATGGGCCGGATGCGACATCTGCGCCGCTGACGTCCCGCGCCTTCGTTTCCTGA
- a CDS encoding NepR family anti-sigma factor gives MTDKTGASSGAGEPVRSDNPHAQIATKLRALYVSVQEEAIPDRFLDLLEQLDAVERRHVPDGAK, from the coding sequence ATGACCGATAAAACTGGGGCAAGTTCCGGAGCCGGCGAGCCGGTCCGGTCCGATAATCCACATGCGCAGATCGCGACGAAGTTACGCGCGCTATATGTTTCCGTACAGGAAGAAGCCATTCCCGATCGTTTTCTGGATCTCCTCGAGCAACTCGACGCAGTCGAGCGTCGTCACGTTCCGGATGGTGCGAAATGA
- a CDS encoding sensor histidine kinase, whose amino-acid sequence MTSASSSTSPAGKMNAAEAGESIGLLDRVVKKTGAGYIFQSEALDILLSGNLPDRLSGFLFENGDIGVLGDEDGNRLLAMKKAVYDTAEADCMEVELPSSAGLMTFRIDLERITTHGTDGILSVITDISETRHRERVLKTLLRELSHRSKNLLAIIQGIATQTARQALSLESFMVKFRGRIQSLAYSQDLVTDSSWRGAFLFALAEKQFAAYWSEPRMPIVATGINAHLSPNAALHIGLALHELIVNSASHGAIAAGVNSLTLDCFETVFNDKRALELAWIEHLPEADHTRDHDEPSFARTVLERVVPIAVAGKALYVTSADRIEYHLTIPAHEYEILTPVED is encoded by the coding sequence GTGACCAGCGCAAGCAGTTCAACATCTCCAGCCGGCAAGATGAACGCCGCCGAAGCTGGAGAGAGTATCGGACTGCTGGACCGCGTCGTGAAGAAAACCGGCGCAGGTTACATCTTCCAGTCCGAAGCTCTCGACATTCTTCTCTCCGGCAACCTGCCCGACCGCCTGAGCGGCTTTCTCTTCGAAAATGGCGACATCGGCGTTCTCGGCGATGAGGACGGCAACCGGCTGCTAGCCATGAAGAAAGCCGTTTACGACACAGCGGAAGCCGACTGCATGGAGGTCGAACTTCCCTCCTCCGCAGGCCTCATGACCTTCAGGATTGACCTAGAGCGGATTACCACACACGGCACGGATGGCATTCTCTCGGTCATCACCGATATTTCGGAGACGCGTCACCGGGAACGTGTCCTGAAGACCCTCCTTCGGGAACTCAGCCACCGCTCCAAGAACCTGCTCGCCATCATCCAGGGTATCGCGACCCAGACGGCGCGTCAGGCCCTGTCGCTTGAGAGTTTCATGGTCAAGTTCCGCGGACGCATCCAGTCGCTGGCCTATTCGCAGGATCTGGTGACAGATTCCAGCTGGCGGGGAGCGTTCCTGTTCGCGCTGGCCGAAAAACAGTTCGCTGCCTATTGGTCGGAACCCCGCATGCCGATTGTCGCCACAGGCATCAATGCGCATCTTTCACCGAATGCCGCGCTCCACATCGGTCTCGCGTTGCATGAACTTATCGTCAATTCCGCCTCCCACGGCGCCATCGCCGCCGGCGTGAATTCGCTGACGCTCGACTGCTTCGAGACGGTCTTCAATGACAAACGCGCCCTTGAGCTCGCCTGGATCGAACATCTTCCAGAGGCGGACCACACGCGCGACCACGACGAGCCGAGCTTCGCCCGGACCGTGCTTGAACGCGTCGTGCCCATCGCCGTGGCCGGAAAGGCCCTCTACGTCACCTCTGCCGATCGGATCGAATACCATCTGACGATTCCCGCGCACGAATACGAGATCCTCACCCCCGTCGAGGACTAG